CGAATATAGGGGAGAACTCAttaataagctgagtgtgaacagatcctcaacggtgaGCCTATtcatgatctcttaaacctatctctgtatcatgaaatgatgagCGTCCgtacgtcagtacgtggaatgtacgagtatgtaatatgacagaatgaaacatacattaaggtagaataatataagtccaaatatctcaaatcagaaagataagagagactcaatcaaggtgtcataagtctaaagtaagaatacaatttagacagagaccaatcatatataatccaatccaatcatatacaattcgatccaatccaatcatatacaatctgatccaatccaatcatatataatccaatccaattcaatcatatacaatccaatccaattcaatcatatacaatccaatccaatacaatcgtatacaatcatattcaatccaatcacataccatccaatccaacctaatcatatacaatcaactcaataataaagtcaaaggaatcaactcaatcaatatGCATATTGGAATTTAAcaatgttatacaatatgactcaatcatctacaatctcaatcaaatcaatcatttcatgtacaatccactcaatttgagagtttctctaatcgacaaccatcacctataagctagtgatgtacaacaagccgatgttgttATCACATCCGTCTATACTTTGTTAGGGTataaacgaatcaaccaatcatggatccaataatcaatcaagtcctatcatgtcaggacaatgaaatagggaaacatccgactttaacattccaatcccttcctacgttggctacgtagttcatgggattcgagtatgaactatactcttacctaattcggtgctcaatactcctcccaagactcaatatgctcatatctattaggtgagtaaaatactcaaaatactcatttagtctcttttggacgtagttcaaatcaactcatttagtctcattggactcttttcaaaacttaatcaatctggtctcattggaccttctttcaaaactcaatcaatttcaATCATCACTTCATTCAATTAGGCAATCCTTTCAAGACTCATCAGgactccaaatcaacaatcgttaatattttcatttaagACATGCTTTCAACTCAATCATGCAATAAGtattaaatgcatttaaaacataatttttactCCTCAAGTCAAACTCACAATAgacgttttaatgtaaaaatgttcaactcgtttattactcatgctcaaactctttctaaatcaaagatgaaaataaccattttttaaactcaaaatagcgcataaataatttatgcaaaaatgttcacaaatcattactaaaactccttctcaaacaatcatttatactcaaagtGCTCacaagactccaatcaaatcgaattatgcaaatcatatcatgtagtcacattagactccaattcattacatctcaaaacatcatcatcaacattagaTCTTCATCAACCATTTCACTTTTTAAAGAtgaacatcatttacatcatcatcaaacatcttgcttcAAAATCCTCATCTAACTCGatgttcaatttcatcaaactcattaaaatatgcacCACCtcactttgaaagcaatattttaattgtacatgaaaaaccatcaatctcaaactcaagacgaattatgacaaaaatgaaatctcatcttgggttcatgtgaatgaatacatgagtccatactctcaacaaaattcaactctagaacatcattaatacatatgaatttatatacaaaactcaatagaaattatagataactcaagcACTCAACTCATGGAATCTCAAACTCAGCTCAACtaaaatcaatgaagatgtaaggcacgtggatgaactcaatccaacgttatgagtagccttacatacctggaatgaagattatctcaccaaaaataaaaaacatagcttgaagatcttgaatctttgctcttcttctcctttctagTCTCTTCTCTTAAATCTCCTAAGGTGAAGGAGAAGAAAACTCTTTGGATATTATGAGGGAACTGATTTTTTTTGTCCCAAAATAGTTAGGGTTAAGCTTTGGAAAAGGtgggaaaaagaccaaaaaatcCCTCTCAAAAATATGAGAATTGGCAGAATTTAAACTAAGTTGGAacaggtccgcgtcgcggaaTTGTTCCCCCATATTTCAATTATTTCTGAAATTTCAAGTTGAAGCAAAAACTAGTCAAGTCCACGACGTGGACTTAGTGCGCACCCCTCTGGTTAAGAGAActtaactttttactccaaacttcaaaaattgcaatctttgtggcgttggaaagaaaactcaaagacctttaattttataggtcatgggccaaaaAAAAcacccaattcgttatattTTAGGATATATGGTCGTTTAAAGTTGATCCTTCTACGGTCTCATAAgaaaacttagtcgatagaaattctttgggctCGACTTGGTTTTACagatcctttatgaccctaaACTACATATAATACTCTTCAAATAGATAGGAATTGATCCtatctcatatatacaattaaaagtcATTCAGTTTGAGtatatacgcatatgaagaatggtttgtGTCTAGGCGGaaaaaatttggggtgttacagctCAACTGGTGAAAGGCGATACCCTTAAGGTAGATGTAAAGGAGCCAAAGGTTCGAGGTTCGATACCCCGTGGCGCTGCAGCGTGAAGAGGAATTAAGGTGCGAATTGGCTGACCTGGCATAAACAATACCTGAATATGTGGGCCCTAAGAAGGAGGTCTTCACAAAAATTTTTTGTGATGACCCCCTTCTTTGGGCCCACATATTCAGGTATTGTCTATGCCAGGTCAGCCAATTCATCCCTTCCTTCACCTTGCAGGGCTCCTGAAGTGGGATGTAAAGGAGCCAGAGGTTCGGGGTTCGATTCCCACAGAGCCCTGCAGGGTGAAAGAAGGGATGAACTGGCTGACCCTGGCATAGAGAATACCTGAATATGTGGGCCCGAAGAGGGGGTCGTCACAATATGGTTCAAATTTTGTCCTTAAAtgcttttcttaatatgtgtgcattatcttagaaattcaactaatatggaatagagggagtaatAAATTAACCAGAATCAatccaaatataaaaaaatatatgaggaAAAACAAAGCTAATttatggagaaatcagtttAAAATAAGGTATGAAAATGCaaataatgaaatgaaaaaaCAAGGGAAAAAGATAagtatgtatcaaaatgtcCTTTATTTATGGTCTTAAAAAAGCAATGTTGAAACTAGAATTaaagaattataaaaaaaaacaataaaagaaaGAGACACTTTTTTATAAACGgactaaaaatattaaaataagacatataaattgaaacggTGGAACAATAAGACGTAATGATTTAATCAATAATAGAGATTACAATTAGTAATGAAAAGTAAAAAGATCAATTTTTCTTGATATCTATGGATGATTATAACAATGAAGTATATGGTCTTCAAATTGAACTTGCAACTTCTCAAGTGTTGGAGTATACGTTATTACTTGGCTAATTCTTTTGCCATGTTGCTTTGATGAAGCTACTTGTTTTTGGCTTCTCTCATGCATAAAGTCATCTCAAAGTACACTCCAAAAAATCTTTtgaaactaataaaatgttGCCAACAACTACAAAAATCTAGTCTCTGTTTGTACAAATTATTAGGTgatcaaaagtattttttttaaaatgtgcttatttaaataaaaaaaacaaaaaaaaagtccGGCTAAGTTCTTGAAAAAATAAGTGTTTCTAGTGAATAACagaaaatgcttttcataaacTAAAATAAAGTACTAACTTTTTTTCAAAAGCACTTTTGAGTTACACTTTTAGAGACTTTTTAAAAACTTGACCAAACACTAATTGttgctaaaaaatatttttaaaatttattgtctAAAACACAAATTCTTTTTCGTCAAAAAAACTTTTTTATAAAacaattcttttattttctaaaaaacttTTCTAAGTAAATTAAATAgctaatttcaaaaattaagtCAAACAAGTTATTATCAGTTTGTTAAATCTGGATTCTCCAATGTCTTTCTCCGTTCCATAAAAAGTTGCCTATTCTATTATGGAAAAAACTTAAATATGCCATCGAACTTTGAAAAAAGGTTTATTTATGTCATTCGTTAAAAAATTGGTccatttatgtcattttcgtTTGAGAAAAGTCTCATCCATGCCATTATTTGTTAACTAGAATAGCATAGATGagtcaaacttttaacggatgacatagatgagtcttttctcaaagttcaatgacatatttgaactttttccatttaaaataataatttagttaataatTGGCTGAATCATAATTAACCATATGTACAAAatagttttgcaaaacggaaaatatttttagtttacaaataatttcatggatgaattttttttcagacgaaaatgacataaatgagccaaacttttaacggatgacataaatAAACCTTTTTTCAAAGTTCGCATATTTAAACcttttcaattttattaaagGCTCATGTTCATTGAGATTTAACATGTTGTTCATATATTtgtaagaaaattaaaaatgcATTAGCTATTCTATTTCTCCTCCGTCTTCTATTAgttgttaatattattaaaatatttatctcaattatttatttttttaaaaaagaattacgtaaaattaattaatttatcttattttatttttagtaataaatatttttaaaataattagtttaattatgttcttaaataaaatatatttacaaAGTTTGAACCAAAAACTTTAATTAAGAATAGAGAGCTACGTGACATTCTATCACAACCTTTAATAGTAATTGTGTTTCCTTTGAAAGGACCTCTACTTTACAAAACGATAATGTCGAAACTAGTTTGTACCTACTCTAGTAACCATTTTACTTTAGATTTTATTACtttttgtgaaataatttataattatataaatatttataatttattttaaattatagttttcattttttattttaatttggagTCCAATAAAAAGTATtattacataaattaaaatgcAGAGAGTCAAATattatcatataaattaaaCGTCGAAGCTAAGATATCAAGCTAACTTGTCGCTATCATGAATCATATCTCGAGTAATTTTGCCTAAAGGTTAGGCAGTAGAAAGGACCATAGTTTTATCACAtgtcaatatttttttctccttttgaaTTAACGGTTTacgattttttaaattattattgtattaaagaTTTGGTAACCATTTATCCCATATCCTTAATGAGCTAATCGATAGtttgataaaaattaattaagttaTAATTTCACTCATAGATATATAAAGGTAACCGACGAAACCAACGCTCAGTTATCTGcgatttgttttttctttttaattttttttacctaGTGTCTGAAGCTCATAAAATTCTAATTAAATTCGAATCACGCGTTGTAAGGGTGGATAACGCTCCTGTGATCTTTGCCAAACTGTATCATGCTCTGATGTCCACCAAATTGATTAATGAGATTAAACTATTGGCCATGTGTAAAATTCTTGTCGGTAGTTGCAATAAATTTGATGTCCACCaatccattattttttttattttcattcagTGTTTTGATTTCATATTGGAGCCTTAACTAAATTCAGATCACACACTATAGGGTCTATTTAGGAATGGTGCTCCCAAAAAGATTTTCTccatattcaaaatttaaatttgagactTTTAATTAATGATGAATCCGTTTCACCACTGTCCACCAATCCTCTATATAATCCATCTTAGAGTTCTTCTGGACTAAactaaagagaagaaaaaaaaaactcacaaagcctaaaaatggaaCCTATcaagaaacaaggaaaacatTTTGTTTTGGTACATGGTGCATGCCATGGAGGTTGGTGTTGGTACAAGCTAAAATCCCTATTAGAGGCTGCAGGGCACAAGGTCACAACCTTTGACTTGGCAGCCtctggcattgatttgagaaaaataGAGGAACTCCACACACTTCGTGATTACACTTTGCCATTGATGGTATTGATGGAATCTCTTCCACAAGAGGAGAAAGTCATACTGCTAGGACATAGTCTTGGTGGTATGAATTTAGGATTTGCTATGGAAAAATACCCACAAAAGATCTATGTTGCTGTTTTCTTGGCTGCTTTCATGCCTGATTCCCTTCACATGTCCTCATATGTTTTGGATCACGTGAGTATATTATATACATACCTAATAATACTTTTTGATATTGTCATTACATCTTATTTTTTGTGATTCTTATTCGCTTACCTAACTGCGAATTCAGAATTTTGAGTCAATAAATTATGATATTTACATATATGATCAGAGCTAGACTTAGCGAGTTATGTCGAACTTGCTTCGTTTAATTTAGTTCTGCAATGTGCATGTGGAGAGTTAGATGCTAAATGATCAATTAACTTATACTAATAAGTCATCAAAGTCATGCAATTTTGACTGATTAACTTTCACGGCCATCCAAttttacttatttaatttttatagtcataaaaatataatttcaatacatatttaataaaatgatAACTCTAGATAAAAAAAACATACTAGCTAGTACCATAGACTTTTTTGCATCTGCAAAATTTAATTGTCAATGAAAGATGAGGTGGAAAACCACTGGACGGTTACATCATCATTTCTTCACGTTTGTCCAACtatattagtttttcattttattatattaaaaaatattaattaaattttttctgtATTACTCgtgaaattaatattttttgaaagtgTTCACGTTTATTtgtaaaattctcaaaatatttctttaaagagtgaattagaaaaattatcttcatatatatgattttttaagcaccgtgtaaaataaaaaattgtcaaCTAATATGAGACGGATGGAGTATTAATAAAGGAGCACCTTTCGGTAGGGGTGCTTATCGGGCGGATTGAACGGATTATTATGCTTAACGGTTTGACTTAACGGTTATCtgcttttaaaagtactaatccgctaggcaacctataagatatcggttggATTGGTATCGGATTAGCATTTATCGGACGGTTATCAGGCAGTGTATCGGTGGTGACCTTAATAGACTTACCTGCTGAGCACACTCAACTAAAGTTCTCTTCTTATTTTCACTAGCTGAAGTGATGAACACATTAAATTTGAGCTCAAAAGCATATGTTCTTATAACAGTAATCATCCATCTAAAAAATTTATCCAAAAAGAATCATCCCTCTAAAATACATATATGTCAATTTGCTCAACAAACCTTAAGATAAACAGAGAACAAAttgtaccaaaaaaaaaaaaaaactaaatcacAGCATTATAACATATGCAAAGTGAATCAACAAAGTAATTTCACCTTCCTTCCACACaacacccccacccccaaacCGTCGGAAATAACCGCAAACTAATTTCTATTCACCAACCCATTTCAAGACTTTATTTTTATGACTACTAGATGCTGCCAAATCAAAGGTCAAACAACCCAAATATAGAACAATGCAAGAGATCAGGTCCAGAAAAACATTATTTCACCCCAAGAAAGGAGTAAAGCTGCTAGTACCCACTTCATCAAATTTGCTCAttaacaaaaacaataataagaaaacaTCCGTCCACAAGCAGCATCTACCTTCAAAGTATCTGCATATGGTCATCAAAAATCAACTTCAGACATGCATGTAGAATCAACTCTGGATGCTACTAGAATTTCTGAGGCAGATTTAGGCGGAAGAAGTTTAGGCGGAAGTTCCTAAACCTAAAGTAGGCGGAAGAAGTTTGTAGAAGAGTTGAAGTAGTAACTAGTAACTAGTAACTAGGGCTTCTACAGtttaagtttaaatgagttatgGGCCTGCCTATTTAATTaaaggaaacttacataaatatacaatattaaaaaaatatttaccatctatagcaataaaaaaaaaaatcgctgaatatttataatacatttataatacagttttaatacatattgcagagaactatttataaatcatatataatacaagttttatagatggataatacatttatcacatactttaatagacttataatacattatgttagtttcttactacacaaacataatatatattttaaaacacttataatacatttatattgtatgtataattcacttttaatacaagtataaatttatcatagtattgctatatattgctataaatggtaataaataaaaaatatcgctaaaatcagtaattattttttaaaaagcactcaatcaagtaattttccCTTAATTAAATTGGTTAGGCCTATTTAATTAAATGGGTTTGGCCCTTATTTTAGgtttacaaataaaaattatcaatattatacatattttatatgtttagggataaaatataataaattcttaacggattaacggtttacccaataacaaaattgagtaattcGTCCCCCACACCGATAAGCCgttaattatgaaatttaaatcCATTCTCCATCCGCTAATCCAATAACtcaataccaataagccaataagcAAATTTTGCGGTTGGGTTATCGATAGCGAACGGTTTTGAACAGCCCTACCTTTCGGTCTTCTCGCAAGAAATTAAACTCCACCTTCAGGCtctttaataaataataattaatgtaattattttatcacAAATTTTATGTTAGAGCTATTAAAATGGGCTGGCCCAATCTAATTCAATCCAGCCCTAAAGGGCTAGCGATTTAAATGGGTTAGGACGAACTGAACAATAGAACATGTAAGATACAATAGTCAATAATTATTAGATTCATTATAACAACATGCATTGcatgataattttttcataaactaaACAGGAAAGGAGAAATGAGAAATTAAGCATAAACACAAAAGTAAAAGAGGTTAAAAATTCATAGAtataataacttcaattgcCTAATTGCTGAAGATTTGGCAAAATAAAACActtcttaatatatatatatatatatataatatttttaaaatttatgatccaCGGATCGGCCTCTGAGGCTGGGCTAAAAAGCCTCGTTTCTAAATGAGCTGAAAAAATTTAACCCAACACCACTTAATTCAATGATTGGGTTGGGTTGGCCTCACGGGCCAAACCATTTTGACAGCTCTATTAATTGATAGTATTAGAATTTGAGAAATGATTTAGGGATTAAGTAATTAATTTTGagattataaataataattaaaaaatatattttccttttttaataTGCTAAAAGTAAAAAAGTAAAatgaacattttttttaatatagtgcacaaataaaaataaaaatgaacgaaAAAAAGTATATGATTTTGCTAATCTTACCATGGTaccaattttttatttgttaaaattCCCCTAACAATTCATTGCAACACATAACTAAAGAAGGGTCTTTTCGAAAAAATTAAAACCATCCTCTCAATCATTGTATTATCAGTTCTATTGTATTAAAACCATGCATAtttgattttcaatttttaattttttttttttgtgtgtggtgACCATTTATAAGCCAATTCAGTTTTCTAGTAAACTGTAGTAGTTTTGACAAATGACTGTTTTCGGGATTAATAAATGAATCTAAAATATATGCGCTTGAAATGATTAATTTGTTCAttagaaagaaaaacaatacTAGTACATTTGTTATATATGTCGATTGTGAATGATTATTTtacttataaattataatttgtgAAGTACTATGAACGGACGCCAAAGGAGAATTGGTTAGATACCCAATTTTTACCATATGGTTCACGTGAAGAGCCATTGACATTCATGACTTTTGGGCCCAAATATTTGGCTAACAAGCTCTACCAATTATGCTCTCCTGAGGTAAGATTTACTctttaattatctatcttatTCAAAGATTATTactgtatttatttattttcatttcgAAATAGAAGCAATCTTACGTCATTTGAATTAATGATAATATGGTAGGATCTTGCATTAGCATTATCATTAGTGAGACCAAGCTCTCTGTTTCGGGAAGATTTGTCGAAGGCGAAGTATTTCACAGATGAAGGATATGGATCAGTGAAGAGAGTTTATATAGAGTGCACAGAGGACAAAGGCAT
The sequence above is a segment of the Solanum dulcamara chromosome 11, daSolDulc1.2, whole genome shotgun sequence genome. Coding sequences within it:
- the LOC129874924 gene encoding salicylic acid-binding protein 2-like; this encodes MEPIKKQGKHFVLVHGACHGGWCWYKLKSLLEAAGHKVTTFDLAASGIDLRKIEELHTLRDYTLPLMVLMESLPQEEKVILLGHSLGGMNLGFAMEKYPQKIYVAVFLAAFMPDSLHMSSYVLDHYYERTPKENWLDTQFLPYGSREEPLTFMTFGPKYLANKLYQLCSPEDLALALSLVRPSSLFREDLSKAKYFTDEGYGSVKRVYIECTEDKGIPEEFRRWQIDNIGVTEVKEIQGADHMSMLSMPKQLCATLLEIAHKYN